Proteins encoded by one window of Porphyromonas vaginalis:
- a CDS encoding tape measure protein, producing MIQGKGGEIAARVTLDTSQLDKDVQRATGKFQQISKSAQQESNRMRDALLSVGKAVGIAFSAQQAIAFIKQIVSVRSEIQALEVSFRTLLGSQQASAELMRQMKEFAAATPLQLGDLAKGAQTMLGFNLAPDEIMPMLKAIGDISMGDAQKFQSLTLAFSQMQSVGKLMGQDLLQMINAGFSPLAVMADKTGKSIGELKEEMSAGAISAEMVKQAFIDATSEGGQFYGMLSGQGDTVKGALAQLSGAFTDMFNGIGEQSEGIIKGSVKSVQWLVENYETLGKVLAGIIATYGTYKAVMMTVVALERLQVQLALAKMEGMTKQAALLDILKAKQLALNKAVTSLANPYVLLAMAIVGVTYGIYKLATAETEAEKAQRKHNEAIEQGKKEIEDYKQAVGEYLEIVRDDTATQRQRYEAYEKLAKLMPQLKGKSVEEISQMDTKELDKLLNTNTDIIHLQQLKKEAKAAQAEVDKLRAVVEAYDNAPWRKGADLEVEKARKKLVIAEQTLRTAQQDLAVYEEQQRQAEYEAMSQEEKLAYLNEQKNNLEWQMDATSNLISLQVRQLIEQGKIADAVRLAKKEAGGFSGALFNAFHQTVALNDEMVKLNGKIQQVQATDTGKTYKEALADAYQEWQRTKQALKDATNKNVADYNKAKEEADKAEQAYKALGGNTSPRTSTAPKRDRKAEQAEERRRLQQLADLKADFAKRELRQAIDNEFAIKQARINAQEDTIQRELELARLHTAQLKEENKRREEDWIETLQRKREEEWKLQNPAKAKEGYSFTGVTTRDDLSKQQLEQLAEYDRIATEQGVKAETEALRKRLQQFESYAQERMRVAKEYADKEQELHNADGSLREGVTQDNLDELKRQSDEALAKIDEAWAEREETYQQWMTDIASMSIAQLEQELERVQLLLAKAQIEGKDDKSVAVIRTQVEQLRKKLGEVNREAQKTGQSFADWSRATETLRATKDELDSLAESVRPLSDSLANTIKGVAGLATPVIGIIGSIGKFAEMSQQGISASATATQKAIAIAEKGTVILTIISTAIQLATKVAKLFSNDKRHEKNIKELDNRIADIQWRLDHWGWDKLEESAGRPLERINEWLAEVRLKALAAAAATGDYVKAWQTLNDITLGTEEAGRNLADAYMRADYMAGKLLGSDRYSEARNQLDMMGQKIVNIQQKIDEKKAKKGDHSKEIEELERQQKEEAEKMAGYIDNMLNDLLGGNAIQLADKLGNALFDAFSKGEDAARAFEGAVNDIINNMVKKLLIQQFLEKPIAEAINKLKQAATKDGVLDMDALIASIGTLFDDFQKIGADAGKLQDAYDKIMQTIGADMSDMLSGQRKGIATASQDSIDELNGRATAIQTHTAMIAQGTARLTSLAQSTFDQLVEVGRMVKEGNATRQRIETSTATIATKVRDFETYGIKMKR from the coding sequence ATGATCCAAGGCAAGGGCGGTGAGATAGCCGCACGAGTAACCCTAGACACCTCGCAACTAGACAAGGACGTACAGCGAGCCACGGGCAAGTTCCAGCAAATATCCAAGAGCGCACAGCAGGAGAGCAACCGCATGCGGGACGCACTCCTCAGCGTGGGCAAGGCGGTCGGGATAGCCTTCTCCGCACAGCAGGCGATAGCTTTCATCAAGCAGATCGTGAGCGTCCGAAGCGAGATCCAAGCCCTCGAGGTATCATTTCGTACGCTCCTCGGGAGCCAGCAAGCATCGGCCGAGCTGATGCGCCAAATGAAAGAGTTCGCAGCCGCCACACCCCTCCAGCTGGGCGACCTAGCCAAGGGAGCGCAGACGATGCTCGGCTTCAACCTCGCCCCCGACGAGATCATGCCGATGCTCAAGGCGATAGGCGATATTTCGATGGGTGATGCGCAGAAGTTCCAGTCACTCACCCTAGCCTTTTCACAGATGCAGTCGGTCGGCAAGCTTATGGGACAAGACCTTCTGCAGATGATCAACGCAGGCTTCTCGCCATTAGCAGTGATGGCGGACAAGACGGGCAAGAGCATCGGAGAACTCAAAGAGGAGATGTCAGCGGGAGCCATCAGTGCCGAGATGGTCAAGCAGGCATTCATCGATGCGACCAGCGAGGGCGGGCAATTCTACGGCATGCTATCGGGGCAGGGCGACACGGTCAAGGGCGCACTAGCTCAGCTGTCGGGAGCTTTCACCGACATGTTCAACGGCATCGGAGAGCAGAGTGAGGGCATCATCAAGGGGTCGGTCAAGTCCGTGCAGTGGCTCGTGGAGAACTACGAGACGCTCGGCAAAGTCCTCGCAGGCATCATCGCCACCTACGGCACCTACAAGGCAGTCATGATGACGGTCGTAGCACTGGAGCGACTACAAGTCCAGCTCGCACTCGCTAAGATGGAGGGGATGACCAAGCAGGCAGCACTACTAGACATCCTCAAGGCTAAGCAACTAGCCCTCAACAAGGCGGTGACATCTCTAGCTAATCCGTACGTCCTCCTCGCTATGGCTATCGTGGGCGTCACCTACGGCATCTACAAGCTCGCCACAGCCGAGACAGAAGCGGAGAAAGCGCAGCGCAAGCACAACGAGGCGATCGAGCAGGGCAAGAAAGAGATCGAAGACTACAAGCAGGCGGTCGGGGAGTACCTCGAGATAGTCCGTGACGATACCGCCACACAGCGACAGCGATACGAGGCGTACGAGAAGCTCGCCAAGCTGATGCCACAGCTCAAGGGCAAGAGCGTTGAGGAGATTAGTCAGATGGACACCAAAGAGCTGGACAAGCTCCTCAATACCAACACGGACATAATCCACCTCCAGCAACTCAAGAAAGAGGCAAAGGCAGCGCAGGCAGAGGTCGACAAGCTCCGAGCCGTGGTCGAGGCTTACGACAACGCACCGTGGCGCAAGGGGGCAGACCTAGAGGTCGAGAAAGCCCGCAAGAAGCTAGTCATAGCAGAGCAGACCCTCCGCACAGCACAGCAGGATCTAGCCGTCTACGAGGAGCAACAACGTCAAGCCGAGTACGAGGCAATGTCGCAGGAGGAGAAGCTCGCCTACCTCAATGAGCAGAAGAACAATCTCGAGTGGCAGATGGACGCCACCTCCAACCTCATATCTCTGCAGGTACGCCAGCTCATCGAGCAGGGCAAGATAGCCGATGCCGTCCGACTAGCCAAAAAGGAGGCGGGAGGATTTAGCGGTGCGCTCTTCAACGCATTTCACCAAACCGTCGCACTCAACGATGAGATGGTCAAGCTCAACGGCAAGATACAGCAGGTGCAGGCTACCGACACGGGCAAGACATACAAGGAGGCACTAGCTGATGCCTACCAAGAGTGGCAACGGACAAAGCAGGCACTCAAGGACGCCACGAACAAGAACGTGGCGGACTACAACAAAGCCAAGGAGGAGGCGGACAAAGCCGAGCAAGCGTACAAAGCACTCGGGGGCAACACCTCGCCACGCACCTCCACAGCTCCCAAGCGTGACCGCAAGGCAGAGCAGGCTGAGGAGCGTAGACGCCTCCAGCAGTTAGCCGACCTCAAGGCAGACTTTGCGAAGAGGGAGCTTCGCCAAGCTATCGACAACGAGTTTGCCATCAAGCAGGCTCGCATCAACGCTCAGGAGGACACGATCCAGCGAGAGCTAGAGCTAGCACGACTCCACACGGCACAGCTTAAGGAGGAGAACAAGCGACGGGAGGAGGACTGGATAGAGACCCTCCAGCGCAAGCGGGAGGAGGAGTGGAAGCTACAGAACCCCGCCAAAGCCAAGGAGGGCTACAGCTTCACAGGCGTAACCACACGAGACGACCTCAGCAAGCAACAGCTAGAGCAACTAGCCGAGTACGACCGCATCGCCACCGAGCAGGGCGTCAAGGCAGAGACCGAGGCACTCCGCAAGCGACTCCAGCAGTTCGAGAGCTACGCACAAGAGCGTATGAGAGTCGCCAAGGAGTATGCCGACAAGGAGCAAGAGCTCCACAACGCTGACGGCTCGCTCCGTGAGGGCGTGACGCAGGACAACCTTGACGAGCTCAAGCGACAGAGCGACGAGGCACTAGCCAAGATCGACGAGGCGTGGGCAGAGCGTGAGGAGACTTACCAGCAGTGGATGACCGACATCGCCAGCATGTCCATCGCACAGCTCGAGCAGGAGCTGGAGCGGGTGCAACTACTACTCGCTAAGGCGCAGATAGAGGGCAAGGACGACAAGAGCGTGGCGGTGATCCGTACGCAAGTCGAGCAACTCCGTAAGAAGCTCGGAGAGGTAAACCGAGAGGCACAGAAGACGGGACAGAGCTTTGCCGATTGGAGCCGTGCCACCGAGACGCTACGAGCCACCAAGGACGAGCTGGACAGCCTCGCTGAGAGCGTCCGACCGCTCAGTGACAGCCTCGCCAATACGATCAAAGGCGTGGCAGGCTTAGCCACACCCGTCATCGGAATCATAGGGAGCATCGGCAAGTTTGCAGAGATGTCCCAGCAGGGCATCTCCGCCTCCGCCACCGCCACCCAAAAGGCTATCGCTATAGCTGAGAAAGGTACCGTCATCCTTACCATCATCTCCACCGCTATCCAGCTAGCCACCAAGGTTGCAAAGCTATTCAGCAACGACAAGCGACACGAGAAGAACATCAAGGAGCTAGACAACCGCATAGCCGACATTCAGTGGCGACTAGATCACTGGGGCTGGGACAAGCTCGAGGAGAGCGCAGGCAGACCCCTAGAGCGCATCAACGAGTGGCTCGCAGAGGTACGCCTCAAGGCGCTAGCAGCTGCAGCCGCTACGGGCGACTACGTCAAGGCGTGGCAGACGCTCAACGACATAACCCTCGGCACAGAGGAGGCGGGGCGCAACCTCGCTGACGCTTACATGCGGGCGGACTATATGGCGGGCAAGCTCCTCGGCTCCGACCGCTACTCCGAGGCACGCAATCAGCTCGACATGATGGGTCAGAAGATCGTCAATATCCAGCAGAAAATTGACGAGAAGAAAGCGAAGAAAGGCGACCACAGCAAGGAGATAGAAGAGCTGGAGCGGCAGCAGAAGGAGGAGGCAGAGAAGATGGCGGGCTACATCGACAACATGCTCAACGACCTCCTCGGGGGTAACGCTATCCAGCTAGCCGACAAGCTCGGCAACGCACTCTTCGATGCCTTCAGCAAGGGCGAGGACGCTGCACGAGCTTTCGAGGGAGCGGTCAATGACATCATCAACAACATGGTTAAGAAGCTCCTCATCCAGCAGTTCCTCGAGAAGCCGATCGCCGAGGCGATCAACAAGCTCAAGCAGGCAGCGACCAAGGATGGCGTGCTAGACATGGACGCACTGATAGCCAGCATCGGGACGCTCTTTGACGACTTTCAGAAGATCGGCGCTGATGCAGGTAA